From the Lathyrus oleraceus cultivar Zhongwan6 chromosome 4, CAAS_Psat_ZW6_1.0, whole genome shotgun sequence genome, one window contains:
- the LOC127138320 gene encoding uncharacterized protein LOC127138320: MANQPNNPLSSAALIQKTGEDQVISVPSAAGFIDSLEQRYQKLKEHAEAYPYVWASYIVVYGGFGLWTTYRWRKLRRTEDSVRKLQRRLRDLIEAEQPASSAKVVEKGSTSSVKPSK, encoded by the coding sequence ATGGCAAATCAACCAAATAATCCGCTAAGTTCTGCAGCACTTATCCAGAAAACTGGTGAGGATCAAGTAATCAGTGTCCCTTCTGCTGCGGGCTTTATAGATTCATTGGAACAACGGTATCAAAAACTCAAAGAGCATGCAGAAGCTTATCCCTATGTATGGGCTTCCTATATTGTTGTATATGGTGGCTTTGGTCTCTGGACTACCTATAGATGGAGAAAGCTTCGCAGGACAGAGGACAGTGTACGCAAACTTCAACGAAGACTACGTGACCTCATTGAAGCTGAACAACCTGCTAGTTCTGCCAAAGTGGTTGAAAAGGGTTCCACATCTTCTGTGAAACCTTCCAAGTAG
- the LOC127138321 gene encoding alkaline ceramidase — protein MAETMSSFWGPVTSTKECCEENFIHSCYIAELYNTISNIPTIILALIGLINALRQRFEKRFSVLHLSNMTLAIGSMLYHATLQRVQQQGDETPMVWEVLLYMYILYSPDWHYRSTMPIFLFLYGAGFAIAHSVFRFGVGFKVHYIVLCLLCTPRMYKYYIHTQDVLAKRLAKLFLGTLILGSLFGFCDRVFCNEILGWRINPQGHALWHVFMGFNSYFANTFLMFCRAQQREWSPKVVYLMGVLPYVKIEKPKSQ, from the exons ATGGCAGAAACTATGTCCAGCTTCTGGGGTCCAGTTACATCCACCAAAGAGTGCTGTGAAGAAAATTTTATACATTCGTGTTACATTGCAGAACTTTATAACACTATATCCAACATTCCGACAATTATTTTGGCTCTGATTGGTCTTATAAATGCTCTAAGACAGCGATTTGAGAAAAGGTTCAGTGTCCTTCATTTATCAAACATGACACTTGCCATTGGGAGCATGTTGTACCATGCCACACTGCAACGTGT GCAACAACAAGGGGATGAAACTCCTATGGTATGGGAGGTGCTTCTGTACATGTACATCCTCTACTCTCCAGATTGGCACTATCGCAGTACAATGCCTATCTTCCTATTTCTGTATGGTGCTGGTTTTGCAATCGCCCATTCCGTGTTCCGTTTTGGTGTCGGCTTCAAAGTGCATTATATAGTTCTGTGTCTGCTGTGTACTCCAAGAATGTACAAGTATTACATTCACACTCAAGATGTGTTGGCCAAGCGGCTAGCTAAGCTATTTTTAGGCACTCTTATATTAGGAAGTTTGTTTGGGTTTTGTGACCGTGTTTTCTGCAACGAGATATTGGGCTGGCGTATTAACCCTCAGGGTCATGCTTTGTGGCATGTCTTCATGGGTTTCAATTCCTACTTTGCAAATACATTCTTGATGTTTTGCCGTGCTCAACAGCGTGAGTGGTCTCCGAAAGTTGTTTATTTAATGGGTGTTTTACCATATGTGAAGATTGAGAAACCAAAAAGCCAGTGA